From the genome of Muricauda sp. SCSIO 64092, one region includes:
- a CDS encoding DUF983 domain-containing protein, with protein sequence MLKKGTKLYSILTGSCPKCHSESMYENPNPYNITQLFKMNERCSHCHTKYKIEPSFFYGSMYVSYAVGIAFAVAAFVISFLFIGTDLKTSFIAIVSTLVLFLPVIIRLSRNIWINLFMKYDKNLAKEA encoded by the coding sequence ATGTTAAAAAAAGGCACAAAACTGTACAGTATTTTAACAGGAAGTTGTCCCAAATGCCATTCTGAGAGCATGTACGAAAATCCCAACCCGTACAATATCACACAGCTCTTTAAAATGAATGAACGATGTTCCCATTGTCACACCAAGTATAAGATCGAACCTTCATTTTTTTACGGTTCCATGTACGTGAGTTATGCCGTTGGCATTGCATTTGCGGTGGCGGCATTCGTCATCAGTTTTCTTTTTATTGGTACGGATTTGAAAACGTCCTTTATTGCCATTGTATCCACCCTGGTCCTTTTTTTACCGGTAATCATTAGACTTTCCCGAAACATCTGGATCAATCTGTTTATGAAATACGACAAAAATCTTGCGAAGGAAGCTTAG
- a CDS encoding NAD(P)/FAD-dependent oxidoreductase, with the protein MLDYVIVGLGLAGISFCEQLEQNGKSFVVVSDDSERASLVAGGLYNPVILKRFTLAWNAAEQMDLALPFYANLEKKLQLKLDYKVPVYRRFASVEEQNLWFEAADRISLKPFLATTIIGNNNAQIDAPHGMGEVKSTGRIDTAKLINGYSDYLIQKSLLHQEQFSFDQMSIGTDKIEYKGITAKKIVFAEGFGLKKNPFFNYLPLNGTKGELLTIKAPLLREKSVVKSSVFIIPLGQELYRIGATYKWKDKTNTPTADAKKELLEKLRTFLKCDFEIVDHVAGVRPTVTDRRPLVGTHPKHKSLLVLNGFGSRGVLIAPYAALQLFRHVENGAKINAEMDIDRFKDKFQNKR; encoded by the coding sequence ATGCTGGATTATGTAATAGTAGGTCTGGGTTTGGCCGGAATTTCCTTTTGCGAGCAACTGGAGCAAAATGGGAAATCCTTTGTTGTTGTTTCGGATGATTCCGAGCGGGCCTCCCTAGTGGCAGGGGGACTTTATAATCCGGTGATCCTAAAGCGCTTTACTTTGGCCTGGAATGCCGCCGAACAGATGGATTTGGCATTACCCTTTTACGCAAACCTGGAGAAAAAGCTCCAACTAAAGTTGGATTATAAAGTTCCCGTATATCGCAGGTTTGCTTCCGTGGAAGAACAAAATCTCTGGTTTGAAGCTGCGGATAGAATAAGCTTAAAACCCTTTTTAGCGACTACAATTATTGGGAACAACAATGCCCAAATCGATGCGCCCCATGGTATGGGCGAAGTAAAAAGCACCGGTAGGATCGATACCGCTAAGCTTATTAATGGGTATTCCGATTATTTGATCCAAAAATCCCTTTTACATCAAGAACAGTTCAGTTTTGACCAGATGTCCATTGGTACGGACAAAATTGAATACAAGGGAATCACTGCAAAAAAAATCGTTTTTGCAGAAGGCTTTGGATTAAAAAAGAACCCTTTTTTCAACTATCTTCCCTTAAATGGGACCAAAGGGGAACTGCTGACCATAAAAGCCCCCCTGCTCCGTGAGAAAAGTGTTGTAAAGTCTTCCGTGTTTATCATTCCCTTAGGTCAAGAGTTGTATCGAATAGGGGCCACCTATAAATGGAAGGATAAAACCAATACACCGACAGCGGACGCCAAAAAGGAACTTCTGGAGAAGTTAAGGACGTTCCTAAAATGTGATTTTGAGATCGTGGACCACGTTGCGGGCGTTCGCCCAACCGTTACCGATAGAAGGCCATTGGTGGGGACACATCCAAAACACAAAAGCCTATTGGTATTGAATGGCTTCGGATCCCGAGGGGTTTTGATTGCTCCCTACGCCGCATTGCAACTGTTTCGGCATGTGGAAAATGGTGCCAAAATCAATGCAGAAATGGACATTGACCGTTTTAAGGACAAATTCCAGAACAAGCGCTAA
- the gldN gene encoding gliding motility protein GldN codes for MNWKNVIVIVALGFLPISIMAQANILNAKKPEDVGKKTEAQIAADDDEPLEYGYVDDRDILWSKTIWETIDLDERVNFPLYYPTDTIGIGKDRRSLYHVLMKNIQNGKLTDVYTDSYFTEKRNFGDLTATLQKVDTTDLGYEQLNAGEQISEEFINKRDITAADIEEYRIKGIWYFDKRQGELKYRLLGIAPVAPDVNFIDDESVDPGENKVELFWVWYPSARKILHASKVFNNRNSAQPISFDMLLNARRFNGVIYKEDNVHGDREINDYIFDNALFQLLEANRIKESVRDREQDMWAY; via the coding sequence ATGAATTGGAAAAATGTAATTGTAATTGTTGCACTAGGTTTTTTACCGATCTCCATAATGGCACAGGCAAATATTTTAAATGCCAAAAAGCCGGAAGATGTCGGGAAAAAGACCGAAGCGCAAATAGCTGCCGATGATGATGAACCATTGGAGTACGGCTATGTGGACGATAGGGACATCCTATGGTCCAAGACCATCTGGGAAACCATTGATCTGGATGAGCGTGTAAACTTCCCACTATATTATCCTACGGATACCATAGGTATTGGGAAGGACCGGAGGTCATTGTACCATGTGTTGATGAAGAACATCCAGAATGGGAAATTGACCGATGTGTACACCGATTCCTATTTCACTGAAAAACGAAATTTTGGTGACCTTACGGCCACGTTACAAAAAGTGGATACCACGGATTTAGGGTACGAACAATTGAATGCCGGTGAGCAAATCTCTGAAGAATTCATCAATAAAAGGGATATTACGGCAGCGGATATTGAGGAGTACCGTATTAAGGGTATCTGGTATTTTGATAAACGTCAAGGGGAATTGAAATATCGTTTGCTGGGGATAGCCCCGGTAGCACCAGACGTAAACTTTATTGATGACGAATCTGTCGATCCCGGTGAAAACAAGGTAGAATTGTTCTGGGTATGGTACCCAAGTGCCAGGAAGATTCTACATGCTTCCAAGGTCTTCAACAACAGGAATTCGGCACAGCCCATTTCCTTCGATATGTTGTTGAATGCAAGACGATTCAATGGAGTCATCTATAAGGAGGATAACGTTCACGGAGACCGTGAAATCAATGATTACATTTTTGATAATGCCTTGTTCCAACTTTTGGAGGCCAACCGAATTAAGGAAAGTGTCCGGGATAGGGAACAAGATATGTGGGCATATTAA